From the genome of Etheostoma spectabile isolate EspeVRDwgs_2016 chromosome 10, UIUC_Espe_1.0, whole genome shotgun sequence, one region includes:
- the slc25a5 gene encoding ADP/ATP translocase 2, whose amino-acid sequence MSETAISFAKDFLAGGIAAAISKTAVAPIERVKLLLQVQHASKQITAATQYKGIMDCVVRIPKEQGFLSFWRGNLANVIRYFPTQALNFAFKDKYKKIFLDGVDKRTQFWRYFAGNLASGGAAGATSLCFVYPLDFARTRLAADVGKSGQGREFKGLGDCLVKIFRSDGIKGLYQGFNVSVQGIIIYRAAYFGVYDTAKGMLPDPKNTHIFISWMIAQTVTACAGFVSYPFDTVRRRMMMQSGRKGADIMYTGTIDCWKKISRDEGPKAFFKGAWSNVLRGMGGAFVLVLYDELKKVL is encoded by the exons ATGAGTGAGACAGCTATTTCCTTCGCCAAGGACTTCTTGGCTGGTGGCATCGCCGCTGCCATCTCCAAAACAGCTGTAGCCCCCATCGAGAGAGTCAAGCTTCTTCTCCAG GTACAGCATGCCAGCAAACAGATTACAGCTGCCACACAGTACAAGGGCATTATGGACTGTGTCGTCCGCATCCCCAAAGAGCAGGGATTCCTTTCATTCTGGAGAGGGAACCTCGCCAACGTCATCCGATACTTCCCCACTCAGGCCCTCAACTTTGCTTTCAAGGATAAGTACAAGAAGATTTTCCTCGATGGCGTGGACAAGCGCACACAGTTCTGGAGATACTTTGCGGGTAACCTAGCTTCTGGTGGTGCTGCCGGAGCCACTTCCCTCTGTTTTGTCTACCCCCTCGACTTCGCCAGAACACGTCTGGCTGCTGATGTTGGCAAATCCGGACAGGGGCGTGAGTTCAAAGGCCTGGGAGACTGTTTGGTGAAGATCTTCAGGTCTGATGGCATCAAGGGTCTTTACCAAGGCTTCAACGTGTCAGTACAGGGCATCATCATCTACAGAGCTGCTTACTTTGGCGTCTACGACACAGCAAAGG GCATGCTTCCAGACCccaagaacacacacatttttataagCTGGATGATTGCTCAGACTGTGACTGCATGCGCTGGTTTTGTGTCCTACCCCTTCGACACTGTCCGTCGTCGTATGATGATGCAGTCTGGACGCAAAGGAG ccgaCATCATGTACACTGGCACCATTGACTGCTGGAAGAAGATTTCACGTGATGAGGGCCCCAAGGCCTTCTTCAAGGGAGCCTGGTCTAATGTGCTCAGAGGCATGGGTGGCGCCTTTGTGCTTGTCTTGTATGATGAGCTTAAGAAAGTCCTCTAA